A genomic window from Cytobacillus suaedae includes:
- a CDS encoding Nif3-like dinuclear metal center hexameric protein yields MSKVPNGFEIIQLFEKYSPKAYAVEGDKIGLQIGTLNKPINTIMIALDVLENVIDEAIDKKVDLIIAHHPPIFRPLKSVITDQPAGKIVEMCIKHDIAVYAAHTNLDVANGGVNDMLAEALNLQDVDVLSPTYEDPLKKLVVYVPETDADTVREAIGNAGAGAIGNYSHCSFNTPGTGTFLPNDDANPVIGQNGKLEQVKEVKIETIIPASLQRKVVSAMLKAHPYEEVAYDIYPLENQGIELGLGRVGRIKQEQTIEEFAEFVKEALDVEGVRIVGNLDTKVKKVAVLGGDGNKYITSAKFKGADVYVTGDIYYHIAHDAMAMGLNIIDAGHYIEKIMKKGVTKVLTTLCEENKFKVNIFPSAADTNPFTFR; encoded by the coding sequence GTGAGTAAAGTACCAAATGGATTCGAGATCATTCAGTTGTTTGAGAAATATTCCCCTAAGGCATATGCAGTAGAAGGAGACAAAATCGGCCTTCAAATTGGAACATTAAATAAACCAATTAATACTATAATGATTGCTTTGGATGTATTAGAGAATGTGATTGATGAAGCAATCGACAAAAAGGTAGATTTAATCATAGCACATCACCCTCCGATTTTTCGTCCTTTAAAATCAGTAATAACTGACCAACCAGCAGGTAAGATCGTTGAGATGTGCATTAAACATGATATTGCTGTGTATGCGGCACATACAAATCTTGATGTAGCTAATGGTGGAGTCAATGATATGTTGGCAGAAGCACTAAATCTACAAGATGTAGATGTGTTATCTCCAACCTATGAGGACCCATTAAAGAAGTTAGTTGTTTATGTTCCTGAAACCGATGCTGATACTGTTCGAGAGGCTATTGGTAATGCTGGGGCAGGTGCTATAGGAAATTACAGCCATTGCTCTTTTAACACTCCTGGAACAGGAACCTTTTTGCCTAATGATGATGCAAATCCTGTGATTGGCCAAAATGGTAAATTAGAGCAAGTAAAAGAAGTGAAAATCGAAACGATAATTCCTGCTTCCCTTCAACGAAAAGTTGTTTCTGCCATGTTGAAAGCTCATCCTTATGAAGAAGTGGCTTATGACATTTACCCTCTAGAAAATCAAGGGATAGAATTAGGCTTAGGGCGCGTGGGAAGAATTAAGCAGGAACAAACCATTGAAGAGTTTGCAGAATTCGTAAAAGAAGCATTAGACGTAGAGGGCGTTCGAATAGTAGGGAACCTAGATACCAAGGTTAAAAAAGTAGCTGTCCTTGGTGGGGATGGTAATAAATATATAACGAGTGCTAAGTTTAAGGGGGCAGATGTATATGTGACAGGTGACATATACTATCATATTGCTCACGATGCAATGGCAATGGGCCTCAATATCATTGATGCAGGACATTACATCGAAAAGATAATGAAAAAAGGCGTAACAAAGGTATTAACAACTCTCTGTGAGGAAAATAAATTCAAAGTAAACATATTCCCTTCAGCAGCGGATACCAATCCTTTTACATTTAGGTAA
- a CDS encoding tRNA (adenine-N(1))-methyltransferase, with amino-acid sequence MNELRLSKRLETVANYIPKDSILADIGSDHAYLPCYASLRGSIIKGIAGEITEGPLQSAKEQVAKSGLSEKIDVRKGDGLEVIDPKEVTCITISGMGGTLIRSILEQGKAKLEGVERLILQPNIGAHRIREWLLENGWELTAEEILEEDGKIYEILVSDKGNPKRPYDSLEAGVLLGPFLMKEKNEVFIKKWVNELNHWERIIFQLDEAEETEENYKRKQELIHNRNIVREVLK; translated from the coding sequence ATGAATGAATTAAGATTATCAAAAAGGCTGGAGACAGTAGCCAACTACATACCTAAAGATTCAATTTTGGCTGACATAGGCTCAGATCATGCCTATTTGCCTTGTTATGCCTCTTTGAGAGGTTCGATTATAAAAGGGATAGCTGGAGAAATCACCGAAGGTCCACTACAATCTGCAAAAGAGCAGGTAGCTAAGTCTGGTCTCTCAGAAAAGATTGATGTTAGAAAAGGAGACGGTCTGGAGGTTATAGACCCAAAGGAAGTAACTTGTATAACGATTTCAGGAATGGGAGGAACATTAATTAGAAGCATTCTTGAGCAAGGAAAAGCAAAGTTAGAGGGCGTCGAAAGGCTTATCCTGCAACCTAATATTGGTGCACACCGAATAAGAGAATGGCTTTTAGAGAATGGATGGGAATTAACCGCAGAAGAAATTTTAGAAGAAGATGGAAAGATTTATGAGATTTTAGTATCTGATAAAGGAAATCCGAAAAGACCCTATGATTCTTTGGAGGCAGGAGTTCTTCTAGGGCCATTTTTAATGAAGGAAAAAAATGAAGTATTTATTAAAAAATGGGTTAACGAATTAAATCATTGGGAAAGAATTATCTTCCAGTTAGATGAAGCTGAAGAAACTGAAGAGAATTATAAAAGAAAACAAGAGTTAATACATAACAGAAACATCGTAAGGGAGGTTTTGAAGTGA
- a CDS encoding cytochrome c has translation MNRNPLIPFALIGILGLGLMFTLSFVGLNNMDEVADGEKETPPTETAAASPEEIYQQQCLACHGADFNGGAGPKLLGVGDRLSSEEIQDILKNGKGIMQGGLVPNEKLEEFTAWLVEVK, from the coding sequence ATGAATCGTAATCCATTAATTCCTTTCGCGTTAATTGGAATTTTAGGTCTTGGACTTATGTTTACACTATCTTTTGTTGGATTAAACAATATGGATGAAGTTGCAGATGGTGAAAAGGAGACTCCTCCAACAGAAACTGCTGCAGCATCTCCGGAAGAAATTTACCAACAACAATGTTTAGCATGTCATGGTGCTGATTTTAATGGTGGTGCTGGTCCTAAACTTCTAGGTGTTGGTGATAGATTATCTAGCGAAGAGATTCAAGATATCTTAAAAAATGGTAAAGGAATCATGCAAGGTGGTTTAGTACCGAACGAGAAGCTTGAAGAATTTACTGCTTGGTTAGTGGAAGTAAAATAA